TCCCATTTTCAGGAATTCTCTTGTGGGTGCTCGAGTGGCTGCCCAAATCCCACCTTTTTCAGGTTACCCAGGAAAGGGGAGCCCAAATCTCTTCCGAGTTCTATCCTTTCACAGGGACTTCCTCCTCCTGTAGAGCTTCTGCTCAGTAGTACAGAGCTGGTGCTACAAACAGTAGCCACCAGGGGGAGGAGaaggctgcagcccagagccaaGAAGCCCTTTCCATTAGGCTGGAGAGGAAGGATAGAAAAGACGACTTTCTGGACTTTAGGCAAAAAGGCACTGCTGTCCATAGAGGtacatgcagtgatgagctgccaaaatcttaacaaggtgttccctcctcaccccacgagggggttgttgcccatcccctgggactcctgcccctatccaacaaccccccccccgcattccttgatgccccccaaccctaggacccctgccccatccatccccctcccctgttccctgactgcccccagaaccgggcaggaaggtctcatgggccaccgcaGTGGAtgcacaccccaccccactccacccgtaagagccagaggcacctgccgggggggtgaggtggggagtcctggaggtgcttacctggggcagcgcaggttacctgctgcagcgcaggcagccctccttgcacccccctgccccagctcacctctaccttcctgggcctgagcaggaaaccgctgcctgcttctcagcctgccccagcttcccacacaaacagctgattcttgggaagccgggggggcggagaagcagagcaggatgGTATGTTCAGAGGCGGAGGCAAGCTGGAGctaggggtggggcggggagctgccggcaggtgctctgtacccaccaaaTATTTCCCATGGTGCTCCAGGGCTGTAACACCCATGGattcggcgcctaaggcgccacttttggccacttaaatttagaagcccttttagaaccagttgtccctcgcggaacaactggttctaaaaggccttccaaatttaacaaccggttctagtgaaccggtgcaaaccagctgcagctcaccactgggtacaTGGAAACAGCAGGACGGACTGATATAGTACTGACCATGCAAATGAGGTAATGCTGGGTAAGTATTCAATTTAGTATGTTAAATCACATCAATACAAATTCCACAGCTTTAAGCCAAATGCTGCTTGCAGTGATGAATGGAGTATGGCACAGAACACAGGTGCCCCTAGGTTGGGGCTTAACACAGTTCAGCTCTCCTCTTCCAGTCCTACTTCTCTCTGTTAAAACCTAccattttggaagaaaaaaaacaggagaCAGCAAGGAATGAGTGAGTAGGATGATAGGGGAGGGGAgattcagaggaggaaaaaaggagagggaaTAAGGTGGGGAGGGGTTAGAAAGAACCCAAATGCTTAAGTGATCAATGTCAGACTGCAGAACCCACCCTAcagccaaacaggaaataagaaGGAAAATTGTGGTTCACCTTTTGGATGTTTGTGGCTGGCAGGATCAGCAGCAAAGGCAAGAAGAATACAAAGCTAATGTCAACAGCTACCACTGGTGAAGCGTGTAAGTTACACAGTCTATGTGCTGCACAAGTAAGAGCAAACCAGGCTCTTACAAGACATGAaagctgctccagctgctgtAAATCTTGGGCAGACCTGGAGTACTATAAGCCTCTTCAACCCCATCTTTGTTTTCAATACAAAAATCCAGCCAGAATAAAAGCTCCCAGAATCCAGATGTGATGAGCAGATGGACTATTTCCTTTCTAGATTTTGCACAGGCTGTGTGCGGCAAGAGATTAATAGGTATAATTCCAACTAAAGGAGGACTGCTGTTCTCCCTTTCCCTCTAGACAGGCACAAAGCTAACTCCCATGAGCAAACCTTGGAATGTGTAATTTTATAGCAATTGCCATTTAAAGGGAGCTAACTGTATCCTATGAATCGGACAAGCTTCATAGGTAATATGCACTTAATTTATGATCTAAAATAGCAGtactcaaactgtggtccacagaattaaatatttttgagaacCAGACTGAAGCACCAGGGGAAGGATTTGGGTGTTATAAGATGGGAAATCTGTAAGATCCAAAAGCTGTTTGCAGAATCCCTGTTCCAAAGTCAATAACCATTATATCACTATCCAAGCACTTTTAGATCTTCTCACAGAGAGACAGAAGAGTTGTGTTTTATGGAAGAGGCTGGAACAGTTGACCCACTCTTATGAAAAAtcaaatcatggacaggtcaataCAGCTCTGTGCAGGTTTTTACATGAGGTACAAGACAAGAAATTGAGTCTACACATCTAGGTTTCCAACACATCGTAGTATTAGGATGTGTGTGATTCATCTCGCCCTCAAAACTGGAAgatagtctgacctcctaaatCTCAGATCCCATGAGACCCATCCTTTACCATGCTCTCTCAAAAGTGCCCTGAGCACAACCTTGCTCCAAAGAAGATGGGGCTGCCACTCAGCACAATGGGGAAGCAAAGAAGATGATTCTTAGTCAGCTAAGTTAGAGGTGAGTATGATGCAGACAGCCACATTCCCATTCCCATCCCAGATACTTCCACTGGGTGGCTCTAAGGtcaggggaagtgaaggcaattCCATGAAGCTGCTACTGTCCGTCTCCCCACACCGGAACTGGATTATGTTTATTTGTACAAAAAGGGACAATCTACTCCAGTGTTTAAGGCCATGCCTTCCTTTGAAGAAATATGGTATTTAAGtaacaaagccatttttgctTAGATCGCTCAACTGCATTTTAAACTTTGAACATTCTAGGATGTCACATATAACCAGAACTAGCATCACTCCACCACCAGTTACCATCCTCTCTGTATTGGGGGCCCAGATTCTCATTCCACAAAACTCTGCACTGCAATCATCATCATTCCTTGTATAGAGAGGTCTCCATTCACAGTCTAcgctttacattttatttctttaccTAAGAAAGCAGATTAGGTTCAGCATCTCCTATTTGTACAAAGGGTAATACTGCATCAGAACAACAAACCTCACCTTGTCTGGTTGCTACTTTAACagataaaatgtatatattttgctATGTTTAATTCTCActtttgcaaatatttcacaACATACATTTCCAATTAAAACTATTCAGAATCTAAAGCAAGTGAAGAGTGGAAATAATTGTCCTACCATTTTCAGCATGTAGTGGGCCATAGCATGGAGGTGTCTTGAAGAAGCTCCACTCACAATTATAAAATAATCACTGTATCTCATTTCTGGAGGCACCTGGATAACACAAATGTTGCTAGCATTTTCTTGCCTCAGTAGAGCTATGATAAAATCAATATTGAACTTGGAAAGCGCATGACCTGAAACAAGGAACAAGACTTCAAATTGtgatttctctttttaaacaaattacaAAAACTGTTTACTTAAACTTGCTGAAAAACAATGAAGAGTGAGGGTGAACTAAATTATAATCTATAGCCATCCATTCTGGAATTTGAGATGATGCTAAAAAACAAGGATTGAAATGTGAATTCCAGTTGCTAGAATAATGATATTGAGAAAAACCAAACTCCTGGAAGTTAAAAACAGGGAACTAAACTGATTCTTATGGTTAATAATATTCTGTTACTAAACATCAGTTATTTATATAGCATCCACAGTGTGCTAGACACTTCTCTGACAGCTACAGTAGAACCTAAGAGttctgaacaccagagttatacATGGATTGGTAAACCACACACCTTacttggaaccggaagtacataatcaggcagcagcagagaagcaccaaaaacaaaaacaaaaaaagaaaaagtacagtactgtgttaaaaataaactactaaaaaaaagggaaagttttttaaaaaaagatctgacatagcaaggaaactgtttctgtgcttgtttcatttaaattaagatggttaaaagcagcatttttcttccacataCTATAGTttgaaagctgtattaagtcactgttcagttatgaacttttgaaagaatgaccattacattttgttcagagtttagAAGAATTTCAGAGGTATGAACCacctccattcccaaagtgtttGTGACTCTGAGGTTCTAATGTAGACAGGGAGCATTAAGATACACTGTTTCTTTAGGTGACTTGTAAGACTTAACAAGAGATAGTGACTTAGTTATTTGTAATTATTGGATATAATATTTCAAATCAATGCTTGTTAAGTTCTAAAAAGCCTGTGATAAGGACATATTAGGTACAATGGGAACAAGTGCACTATAAAATCATAAGTAGGATAAACAAACATATCAAAATTGACCTAGCATAACACACACACTGTGGAAACAAATAATCTTATaaatagggccttaccaaattcacagctgtgaaaaacatgtcacagagcgtgaaatctgatctccctgGTGAAATCTGGCTACTGTaagggagatcagatttcacagagctgggcagctaaagaatagtggctgctggccagaagcccagctctggaggcagcgcAGAGGTGAGCGTGGCATGGTATGGAGGCTGGCGTTTGTCACTTTTTGGGGTGACATTGCTGGCCTTACAGATGAGCTACCACCTAGGGCCCCATGATCAGGGGGTGCCATGGTcagtctccccacacacagccagACCAAGGCCCCTTTAACTCCTGAGCACTAGGCCTGGAttcagggaggggcagggcgggggtgccTCTGCCAGGGGCTCATACGGTGCGCTGGGCTTTAGCTGCTAGTCCCAGACAGGCTGGGGAGGgataggacttcctcttcccctgcacaagcCCCTCCCAGGGCCAAGTGAGACCCACCTCTGGGATCCTCACCTGGCTGCAGGAAGTTCCAGGGCTGCTAGCCAGCTgtccagctccgaaggcagcagtgcagaagggtggcaataccatgacccccctacaCCAGCCTTGtgatgtgcacacacacccctcttttggattgggacccccacagttacaacactgaaatttcagatttgaaTATATGAAACcgtgaaatttacaattttaaaaatgccatgaCAGTGAAATTAAGtgaaatggaccatgaatttggtagtgGCCTACTTGTAGTCCTAACCTGGTCTCATCATTTCTAACAGACCATAGAACCTTGTCTACAGACCCACTCttaccaatttaactaaatccaTTCAGAAACTGACATAGATCAGCACAACCCCCTTGCATGCACAGTTTTAACTAATTTGTTTCTAAATAGATTTATTCAAATGGGTACAATTTGTGTGTGTAGCTAAGACCTAACTAGGTAAAACAAGGTCTGTTTCTATTTGTCAGTAAGGTGCAATGCCACTTCCCCTACATGGAACTGTAAAATTAACAGAGCATTCCTGAGTTCATATTCATTACCTATCAACCTTAATACAGAGAAAAAGCCAAATAAGGAGGCAATAACCAGATGTGTATATAGCATGAAACTGATCAGAGgcctgtaaaacaaacaaacacatgagcccctcagctcccccagGCACACAATCAAAATGACTGCTACAGCCAGGTCTACTCTAGAAGAGGTTTGCTGATGTAGCTATACCAGCAAGCTCTCCTAGTGCAGACACCGCTTATTCTCTAAGGGAAATAAGCTATAATGGAAAGAGTacttttatgccagtataaataAGTATACCCTAGGGTTTTTGTAAATATGGAAATGTGAGTTTGTCTGGTTCACCATGCCCTCCTCCCATTGATATTATACCAACAATAGTTTCTAGGGGAGACCTGGCTGACATCTGTGGCAAAAGAGTTTATCTTCTTCAGCAGAGATGTGTGAAACAACTTTGTGCAGTATACATACCTGTACCTCTACCAAAAGCTATATTTAACTTGAAAACTTCACAAGAATGCTCCACTCATGTTTTGATCCCTTTTGATCCTCCCCCTTTTCTGCCAGCCTGAAGCCTGTGTCCTCAGCAGAAATTAGAATGTATATACAAAAACATTAAATACAAATCATCTTCAAAGATTTGGATTCCACAGCTGAAGAGGACCCTGAAAACCAATAGTTTTACTCTGTCTCATCTTTGACTGTAGGACAcagtatatttttctttcttttgtcctGTGTTTTATTTACCCTCTTCCACTAGCTTGCCTGGGTGGGGATGGTTTTGTGTCACAAAACCAAGACATACAGGTCAGAGGAGAGGGACCTTCAATTCATACAGTATGTTCATGCCCAAACTTGCAGAATCTTTACATAATCTTCTGTAACAATATTTTATCTACAGCAGAGTTGGAAATTCTTGCTAATCctcttttactttttatttacaaaaacacTAATTTTGAACAGGTATTGAATTCCTAGCAGTGAAACACTGTGCTTTATTGGAAGAAGGATCTTAGTGGtgtgaaatgacagactttagtAGTACGACTGATCCCACTGAAGATTCTTAGGATCAGAATTAGTTTTTAAACTAGTCATGCATACATATCACATGTGGAGTCAAATAAGACCACCAGCACTGTGTGTGTTTAGACAGCTGTCAAGATTTACTctctgggaaaggaggaaggGAGACCGAACCCCCCACTGTCATggccactgggggtgggggagagaggagaaactgTTTTTAAGACAGTATTTACACACATCCACTGCAGTGACAGAAGATTTTGCTCCCTCTTTCATAGAGAAATTAGAACAGTTTGCATTTACACCCAAAAAGTGCCCCAGCCAGTTTACTCCAAATGGGTCTTAGAACATGGGCAGATGATGCTGTCTGCAAGTCTGGGGACTTTTTCTATCTGAGCTGGTATGGACATGGACTAGCTGTTCTACAGTGCACCAGGCATCTTCTAAAATGTCCCAGAATGCACTGTTTCTGCAAGCTGTGGGGCAGGTGCCCAgaaggcactgcacagacacaggtTACAGACGCACTAGCATGGGCATGGAGCAGCTGGCCGTCCCCGAACCAGGTGCATGCAGCAGGGCAGTACGGCTGTACTGACCCATGTGCCCACCCACTGGCTTTCTCCAGTCAGTTCAGAAGCACGGCCCAGCACCCCCatttgcctgggtcagagcccagagCTTCCTGGAGCACATCTCGCTGGACACCCCCCCGGGGCTAGGCCCCCACGCAGGCTGGGGATGGCTGGGGAACCCTGGTTCCGTGCAGGGGCAACCAATCCTCAACTCCCTGGGCTGAGCTGAAGTGAACAGGGGCTTGGTCTCCCCCACGCCAGGCACTGCCCCGTGGGATCGGAGCAGCGGGGTGGGGGACGGGCGGCTCAGCCCGGGGAGGGGGCGAGCACACGCCCGGCACACGCCGTACCTGGGGCCCTGTGCTCCTGCTCGGCTCCTCCGCCCGGCCGCAGCTCCGCGCTGGGCCCGCCGCCGAGGGCTCGCCGCGCCCAGCAGGGAGCGCAGCGCCCAGCGGCCCCCAGCCGCAGCCCCCTCGCCGCCGGCAGCACCAGCCCCCGCAGCCAGCGGCTGCCCCGCCACATGTCGCCGGGAGTCGGGACACGCAACGGAACTCCGGCGGCGGCAGCGTTCTGAGACACGCCCCCATGGCGATCCCCGCTCTGATTGGCTGCCGTAAATACCGCCTCCTACACTGACTGGCCGCGCGCCGCCCTCTGGCCCGAGGAATGGCGCAGGCGCAGTGACTGCCCGGAGGTGGGTTGGGTCCCGCCCCCCAGTGGGAGGTCGCTGATGTGAGTCCCCGGCCCCCCCCTTTCCGGACACCCCTGACCCGGGGCAAGcccaccccagccagccagcGGCGGCGCCGCAGCCCCCttcagcagccagggctggcgtGCGGGAGAGCGCGCAGGCGCGCACCACAGACTCAGAgactgtcagggttggaaggggtcTCAGGAGCTCATCTTAGTCCAACCCTttccaatccccaatttttgccccagatccctagatggccccctcaaggattgaactcgcaaccctgggtttagcaagccaatgctcaaaccactgacctattcCTCCATCCTGCACCCTGGCTTGCTGCGGGTTTCTCTGAACAGCTCTGGCCGGTTAGCTTCAACTGGGAGAGCTTCAACTaggaacaagaaaaggaggacttgtggcaccttagagactaaccaatttatttgagcatgagcttttgtgagctacagctcacttcatcggcagcTGGGCACAGAAACGTTGAACCGTCGCTCGCCGAGGCTGTTGTGATAATAatggaaatctttaaaaaaaaacaacccgacagactaaattatttttttggcaactggcaaaatccatttaaaaaaaaataaaacaaagaaaacctggCCAGGCCAGTCAAATACTGGCCGGATGGTAACCCCAGCAGCCATTGCTTATAACCCTAGGCACCAGGGGTCACCACAGCAAAGAGCCCCACGGGCTGTCGGTGCCTCAGTGCTCTAGGCCAGGAGGGAGCCTGGTGCCGACCCCTGGGGCATTGCGGGGCCCTTTGCAGGGGTGCCGTGTGTGCCTCCCCGGCGGTGGCAGGAGGATGCTGAGAACAGTGCCAACGCTGCCAGGTGTAGGGCAAGTCCCATAACCAGGGAGGTTTTCCTGCCCGCCCCAGCTGCTGGCGTCATGTTATCGCTTGAGCCATGCGGCTTGCCAAGCAATAAAAGTGCATTCATAGCCCTGATGATTGcagcagtgtttaatttgtgccagggctgaatcCTGACACCTCTGGGCTTGGTACATcgtagccctggcacctctgggcttgccgcatcagttatgaaagtaaaaaaattgtttgacccCAGCACCTAATCACTTGAGCCCTGGCCCCTCTTCCATGACACGTTAAGCGCTACATCCAAGTGCCCCCAAAtggtttgaaaaaaataaacagagcaGAGGGaacctacatagaatcatagaatcatagaatatcagggttggaagggacccctgaaggtcatctagtccaaccccctgctcgaagcaggaccaattcccagttaaatcatcccagccagggctttgtcaagcctgaccttaaaaacctctaaggaaggagattctaccacctccctaggtaacgcattccagtgtttcaccaccctcttagtgaaaaagtttttcctaatatccaatctaaacctcccccactgcaacttgagaccattactcctcgttctgtcatctgctaccattgagaacagtctagagccatcctctttggaaccccctttcaggtagttgaaagcagctatcaaatcccccctcattcttctcttctgcaggctaaacaatcccagctccctcagcctctcctcataagtaatgtgttctagacccctaatcatttttgttgccctttgctggactctctccaatttatctgcatccttcttgtagtgtggggcccaaaactggacacagtactccagatgaggtgcCCCCGACCCCCAGCgttactcttttttaaaaagatctcagGATTTATAAACCAATCTCAGGCTTTTGGGGGGgactgattcatgatttttgaccaCCTGGGGTTGGTAATACGCCCACCAAACACACACGGTGTTCCCATCTTTGCCCTCTGACTTTGCCCTATGAGTGCTGCAAGATGAAGAGGTGGAGGGGGCGGGACTGGAGAATCTGGTCATTTGTtcctcatttttttaaagtaaaatcttTTTTGTGGCCAGTCAAGAAAGGAAGCAAAAAACACTTGCCAAACAGATTTATGTAATGGACCTGTTGTCCGCAATGTTTATACTTTGTTCCTGAAAAACAGCCAGAGCATATAGGTAGTATAGCACTATTGCTCAGCTTGTGTGATTTGAAATGGGTGAGAGCTCCTGTGTGGAACATCCCTTGGCACATAATTTGTGGAGCTGGtcaagaaaatggaaaaatgtatgtcaaagttgtttccatttcGTAGTGTTCTAAGTGGAACCGTtgtctgggttttttaaaattatttggtaAATGGGGACTGGGCCGGGGACTCAGATCAGCGAGCTCCCACTGGGGGCGGGACCCATtccatctccccccccgcccacctccaGGCAGTCACTGCGCCTGCGCCAAATTAtttgctcaatttttttttaaataaagcaaaaattcatttgcaaacaacaacaaaaaatctcaaaaaaaccctcatttttctttaaatttttaattttcgTTAAAATTTCAACTTAAAGTCTGTGAAAATTTCACCTAGCTCTAATATTTTGATAACACCTGCTCTGTGGCAAACTCTGATCTATTCAAACTATGAGCTTCAGGAGTAAAGCATCAATGGAAGTGGAAAGGGTTGCATTATCGTTACTAGGATGTTAAATTTTGCTTAACATTGGAAGGCCCAGTCTTGTAACTCTTGTTCATATGTCAgtcttactcatgcaagtaggtCTTCTCAGCATTAATGGAAATACTTGCGTGATGACTAAACGTGTAAGGA
Above is a window of Caretta caretta isolate rCarCar2 chromosome 2, rCarCar1.hap1, whole genome shotgun sequence DNA encoding:
- the MALSU1 gene encoding mitochondrial assembly of ribosomal large subunit protein 1, which gives rise to MWRGSRWLRGLVLPAARGLRLGAAGRCAPCWARRALGGGPSAELRPGGGAEQEHRAPGHALSKFNIDFIIALLRQENASNICVIQVPPEMRYSDYFIIVSGASSRHLHAMAHYMLKMYKQLKQENDPHIQIEGKETDDWICIDFGSTVIHFMLPETRDIYELEKLWTLRSYDDQLAQMIPESLPEDFVFGLTHQQH